A window of Strigops habroptila isolate Jane chromosome 5, bStrHab1.2.pri, whole genome shotgun sequence contains these coding sequences:
- the GALNT3 gene encoding polypeptide N-acetylgalactosaminyltransferase 3 produces the protein MALKKTPKLFKKFFFHWKLWKFSIIVFVFLVFLFLLQKEVGVQDFKDEAGIEPVVGKKSHVLGLVLNAMNNIKGAKPKMQIKAPVRQTKIPGERHCLPGYYTAVELKPFLDRPLQDPNAPGASGKAFKTISLNSEEQKEKQRGEEKHCFNAFASDRISLHRDLGPDTRPPECIEQKFKRCPPLPTTSIVIVFHNEAWSTLLRTVHSVMYTSPAILLKEIILVDDASVDEYLHDKLDEYVKQFQIVKVVRQKERKGLITARLLGASVATGETLTFLDAHCECFYGWLEPLLARIAENPVAVVSPDIASIDLNTFEFSKPSPYGHSHNRGNFDWSLSFGWESLPKHENKRRKDETYPIRTPTFAGGLFSISKDYFEHIGSYDEEMEIWGGENIEMSFRVWQCGGQLEIMPCSVVGHVFRSKSPHTFPKGTQVITRNQVRLAEVWMDEYKEIFYRRNTEAAKIVKQKTFGDISKRLDLRQRLQCKNFTWYLSNIYPEAYVPDLNPLFSGYLKNLGNRMCLDVGENNHGGKPLIMYSCHGLGGNQYFEYSAHHEIRHNIQKELCLYASKGPVQLHECNYKGQKTFAVGEEQWLHQKDQTLYNAALHMCLTGNGEHPSLASCNPSDPFQKWIFGQTN, from the exons ATGGCTTTGAAAAAAACACCTAAACTATtcaagaaatttttttttcactggaaactTTGGAAGTTTAGCATCATTGTATTTgtctttctggtatttttatttttattacaaaaagaagtGGGTGTTCAAGATTTTAAAGATGAAGCAGGGATTGAGCCAGTTGTTGGAAAGAAAAGTCACGTGTTAGGTCTTGTGTTAAATGCTATGAACAATATCAAAGGTGCAAAGccaaaaatgcagataaaagcACCTGTTAGGCAAACTAAGATTCCTGGAGAGAGACACTGTTTGCCAGGATACTACACTGCAGTGGAACTAAAACCCTTTCTAGATCGGCCCCTTCAAGATCCTAATGCACCTGGAGCTTCTGgtaaagcatttaaaaccatCAGCTTAAattcagaagaacagaaagaaaaacagcgtggagaagaaaaacactgttttaatgCATTTGCAAGTGATAGGATTTCTTTGCACCGAGATCTTGGACCAGACACTCGACCTCCTGA ATGTATTGAACAAAAGTTTAAGCGCTGCCCACCGTTGCCAACCACAAGTATTGTAATAGTTTTTCATAATGAGGCATGGTCCACTCTTCTCAGAACTGTTCACAGTGTGATGTATACATCTCCTGCAATACTGCTAAAGGAGATTATTTTGGTGGATGATGCCAGCGTAGATG AATACTTGCATGATAAACTAGATGAATATGTGAAACAATTTCAAATAGTTAAAGTAGTCCgtcaaaaggaaagaaaaggtctAATCACTGCACGGTTGTTGGGAGCTTCGGTAGCAACAGGAGAGACCCTTACCTTTCTGGATGCTCATT GTGAATGCTTCTATGGCTGGTTGGAGCCATTACTGGCAAGAATAGCTGAGAACCCTGTAGCTGTTGTAAGCCCTGATATTGCTTCTATAGATCTCAACACTTTCGAATTCAGTAAACCATCTCCTTACGGGCATAGCCACAACAGAGGAAATTTTGATTGGAGCTTGTCATTTGGATGGGAGTCTCTTcctaaacatgaaaataaaagaagaaaagatgaaaccTATCCAATTAG AACACCTACTTTTGCTGGAGGTCTCTTTTCAATATCAAAAGACTACTTCGAGCACATTGGAAGCTatgatgaagaaatggaaatatggGGAGGTGAAAATATAGAAATGTCTTTCAGA GTATGGCAATGTGGTGGACAGTTGGAGATCATGCCTTGCTCTGTTGTTGGCCATGTCTTTCGCAGCAAGAGTCCCCATACTTTCCCAAAAGGTACTCAAGTGATCACACGTAATCAAGTCCGCCTTGCAGAAGTGTGGATGGatgaatataaagaaatattttaccgAAGAAACACAGAGGCAGCAAAAATTGTGAAACAA aaaacatttggaGACATCTCAAAAAGACTTGACTTAAGGCAGCGTCTACAGTGTAAAAATTTTACCTGGTATCTCAGTAATATTTATCCAGAAGCATATGTGCCAGACCTGAATCCTTTGTTTTCTGGATAT TTAAAAAATCTAGGTAACCGCATGTGTCTGGATGTTGGTGAAAATAACCATGGTGGCAAACCATTGATTATGTATTCTTGTCATGGACTTGGAGGAAATCAG TACTTTGAATATTCTGCACACCATGAAATTCGACATAACATTCAGAAGGAGCTTTGCCTATATGCTTCTAAAGGACCTGTGCAGCTTCATGAATGTAACTACAAAGGCCAGAAAACCTTTGCTGTTGGAGAAGAGCAATGGCTGCATCAAAAG GATCAAACTCTGTACAATGCAGCACTACATATGTGCCTTACAGGAAATGGAGAGCATCCGAGTTTGGCATCCTGTAATCCATCAGACCCCTTCCAGAAATGGATCTTTGGCCAGACCAATTAA